In the Helianthus annuus cultivar XRQ/B chromosome 11, HanXRQr2.0-SUNRISE, whole genome shotgun sequence genome, one interval contains:
- the LOC110888925 gene encoding probable LRR receptor-like serine/threonine-protein kinase At5g48740, translated as MDYNEYVESLLIPIEDIALATNNFADDNLLKRGTYYDVHKGKLLHSGDLINIVARKCKEFSFLFNELVLLKDLKHKNIVSIYKLAAGEDDRFIINKYEANESLHKHLGSPTLTWMHRLLICAGVAHALSYLHYDAAENHYFIHGNIKSSKILLDHNWEPKLHGFAFAVEVRKHHLHLTSKYNGSLHYMDPAFEDTRGLNHKSDIFSFGVVLFEVLFGREAYIQDDDNWYFARMARAHYEERELDNLIDPDLQKQMNVQSLNMFAEIAYCCIKEKRSQRPDMNTIRTRLERALELQRKHEQTTLVAVEGTTSNHLKGKSLDHLRLRLSDIELATGYFSETYCIGSGGYGMVYKAKLDHFDGINALEIEGKSKGELHKKYSSVAIKRLYSRVDRQGENGFVAEIRTLSNCKHPNIVPLLGFCDEGRELILVYEYVANGSLDDYLGNMDNVTNLVWAQRLQICLNIAHGLNYLHTHISDKPMIIHRDIKSANILLDDTWMAKIADFGLSKLQCTNQQGTTLITNNVAGTEVYLDPEYVNTGKLKKESDIYSFGVVLFEILFGRLAYDQIYGEKGLPSVARQRYNEGTLKGMVDPKLMEADEIISMLKGGVNQDSIESFLKIAYQCLAETQSGRPTMEVIIKELEEALNFQVSNLFQNVTSLFVN; from the exons ATGGACTATAATGAATATGTTGAATCCTTACTAATCCCAATAGAAGACATAGCATTAGCCACCAACAACTTCGCTGATGATAATCTCCTCAAACGTGGTACATATTATGATGTTCACAAAGGGAAACTCTTGCATTCTGGGGATTTAATCAATATTGTTGCTAGGAAATGTAAGGAATTCAGCTTTCTTTTCAACGAGTTAGTGCTTCTTAAAGATCTCAAACACAAAAATATCGTTTCTATATATAAGTTGGCTGCTGGGGAAGATGATAGATTCATCATCAACAAATATGAGGCCAATGAAAGTCTACACAAACATCTTGGTAGTCCAACACTCACTTGGATGCATAGATTGCTTATATGTGCCGGGGTCGCACATGCATTGAGTTACCTTCATTATGATGCAGCAGAAAATCATTATTTCATACATGGTAACATTAAAAGCTCCAAAATTTTACTAGATCACAACTGGGAACCCAAGTTACATGGTTTTGCATTTGCTGTTGAAGTTAGAAAACATCATCTTCACCTTACCAGCAAGTACAATGGCTCATTGCATTATATGGACCCGGCATTTGAAGACACAAGAGGTTTGAATCATAAGTCAGACATTTTCTCCTTTGGCGTTGTGTTGTTTGAAGTCTTGTTTGGGAGAGAAGCATATATTCAAGACGATGATAATTGGTATTTTGCTCGAATGGCAAGAGCACATTATGAAGAGAGAGAACTTGATAATTTGATAGATCCTGATCTTCAGAAACAAATGAACGTGCAATCATTGAACATGTTCGCTGAAATTGCATATTGTTGCATAAAGGAGAAGCGATCACAGCGTCCCGACATGAATACGATACGCACAAGACTTGAGAGAGCATTGGAACTTCAACGCAAACAT GAACAAACAACACTTGTGGCCGTTGAAGGTACAACATCCAACCATTTGAAG GGGAAAAGCTTGGATCACTTGAGACTAAGATTGAGTGACATAGAGTTGGCCACTGGATATTTTTCTGAAACCTACTGCATTGGGTCAGGTGGATATGGTATGGTGTACAAAGCAAAACTTGACCATTTTGATGGTATAAATGCTTTGGAAATTGAAGGAAAGAGTAAAGGTGAATTGCATAAGAAATATAGTTCTGTGGCTATCAAGCGCCTCTATAGTAGAGTAGACAGACAAGGAGAAAACGGGTTTGTTGCAGAAATTAGAACACTTAGTAATTGTAAGCATCCGAACATTGTCCCACTTTTAGGATTTTGTGACGAAGGACGTGAGTTGATTCTCGTTTACGAGTATGTTGCTAATGGAAGTCTTGATGATTATTTGGGTAACATGGATAACGTGACTAATCTTGTTTGGGCTCAACGTTTACAAATATGCCTAAATATAGCACATGGATTAAATTATCTTCACACCCATATAAGTGACAAACCCATGATAATACATCGAGATATAAAAAGTGCAAACATCTTATTGGATGATACTTGGATGGCAAAGATAGCCGACTTTGGGCTTTCGAAGTTACAGTGTACAAATCAACAAGGTACCACCCTTATTACCAACAATGTTGCCGGTACAGAAGTGTACTTAGATCCAGAATATGTGAACACTGGGAAGTTGAAAAAGGAATCAGATATTTACTCTTTTGGAGTAGTTctgtttgaaatattgtttgggAGGTTGGCATATGATCAAATCTATGGTGAGAAAGGGCTTCCATCAGTAGCTCGACAACGCTACAATGAAGGAACACTGAAGGGAATGGTAGATCCAAAATTAATGGAAGCTGATGAAATCATTTCTATGCTAAAAGGGGGTGTCAATCAGGACTCTATAGAATCGTTTTTAAAAATTGCATATCAATGTTTGGCCGAAACTCAATCCGGGCGTCCGACTATGGAAGTCATCATCAAAGAACTTGAAGAAGCATTGAATTTTCAAGTAAGTAACctgtttcaaaatgtgacttcctTATTCGTAAATTAG